The following coding sequences lie in one Arachis ipaensis cultivar K30076 chromosome B03, Araip1.1, whole genome shotgun sequence genomic window:
- the LOC107631771 gene encoding protein DETOXIFICATION 16 — protein MEKEDENNVSVEPHAIQISGSNDEQVKADDHDNDNDTTAVQVPQTKTSLVVKEVKKQVWLAGPLILVSLLNFAIQLISIMFVGHLGELALSGVSMATSFSSVTGIALMMGMASALDTFCGQSYGAGQHRMLGVHAQRAMIVLMIVCVPVSIIWANTKSILILFGQDHEISAEAGRFAQLIIPCLFAFGLLQCQTRFLQTQNIVIPMMFSSGATTVLHVALCWVLVFKSGLGSRGAAISNCVAYWVNVLILAVYIKFSPSCSQTWTGFSMEAFHGIPSFLRLAIPSAVMVCLELWSFELMVLLSGRLPNPKLQTSVLSICLNTESTLWMVPFGLSGAISTRVSNELGAGNPWAARLAVRVVLVMAIIEGTLVATVMIVIRNLWGYVYSNDVQVVRHVALMLPILAASIFLDGLQCVLSGIVRGCGWQKIGAFINLGSYYLVGVPSAVVLAFVLHTGAKGLWLGIIIALILQALGLMIITARTDWEREAEEATKRVNDSITPDVS, from the exons ATGGAGAAAGAAGATGAGAATAATGTTTCTGTGGAGCCTCACGCTATTCAGATATCCGGGTCAAATGATGAACAAGTCAAGGCTGATGATCATGATAATGACAATGATACAACAGCAGTACAAGTACCGCAAACCAAGACAAGTTTGGTGGTAAAAGAAGTGAAGAAGCAAGTATGGCTGGCAGGGCCTTTGATATTAGTGTCTCTTCTCAATTTTGCAATACAGCTTATATCTATAATGTTTGTGGGCCATCTCGGCGAGTTGGCTCTTTCCGGAGTTTCCATGGCCACATCCTTTTCTTCTGTCACTGGCATTGCCTTAATG ATGGGAATGGCAAGTGCCTTGGATACATTTTGTGGCCAATCATATGGAGCAGGGCAGCATCGCATGTTAGGCGTACACGCGCAAAGAGCCATGATTGTTCTTATGATCGTATGCGTACCCGTTTCCATTATTTGGGCAAACACAAAATCCATTTTGATTTTATTTGGCCAAGATCATGAAATCTCTGCAGAAGCTGGAAGATTTGCTCAGTTAATTATTCCATGTCTTTTCGCCTTTGGTCTTCTTCAGTGTCAGACTAGATTTTTACAGACACAGAACATTGTAATTCCGATGATGTTCAGTTCTGGGGCAACTACTGTACTACATGTTGCTTTGTGTTGGGTGTTGGTGTTCAAATCTGGATTAGGGAGCAGAGGAGCTGCTATATCAAATTGCGTAGCTTATTGGGTGAATGTATTGATACTCGCTGTGTATATCAAGTTTTCTCCTTCATGTTCACAAACTTGGACTGGCTTTTCAATGGAGGCATTCCATGGCATCCCTTCTTTCTTGAGACTTGCTATTCCTTCTGCTGTTATGGTTTG CTTAGAACTATGGTCATTTGAATTGATGGTTCTCCTGTCCGGTCGTCTTCCAAATCCAAAGTTGCAAACATCAGTGCTTTCTATTTG TTTGAATACAGAATCAACTCTTTGGATGGTCCCTTTTGGATTAAGTGGAGCTATAAG CACTCGTGTATCTAATGAACTTGGAGCTGGTAATCCTTGGGCTGCACGCTTAGCAGTTCGTGTAGTGTTAGTAATGGCCATTATTGAGGGTACCCTGGTTGCAACCGTGATGATAGTTATACGCAATCTTTGGGGCTACGTTTACAGTAACGATGTACAAGTGGTTCGACACGTGGCACTCATGCTGCCAATCCTCGCAGCATCCATTTTCTTGGACGGACTCCAGTGTGTTCTTTCAGGCATTGTTAGAGGATGCGGTTGGCAGAAGATTGGTGCCTTTATTAATTTAGGGTCTTATTATTTAGTTGGGGTTCCGTCCGCTGTTGTGTTAGCTTTTGTTTTGCATACTGGAGCAAAG GGACTGTGGCTTGGAATCATAATTGCCCTTATTCTTCAAGCACTTGGTCTGATGATCATAACTGCACGTACTGATTGGGAGCGAGAG GCAGAGGAAGCTACTAAAAGAGTCAATGATTCAATAACACCAGACGTCTCTTGA